A window of Candidatus Cybelea sp. genomic DNA:
ATGCGAAATGCGCGACGTTCGAGTGCGGCCGCATTGCGGCCGGCGCCGCCGGCATCGCCGCACCTGAAGACCCGCCGGCACCACAGCCGGTAATCGGCACTGCGGCAAGGCACGCCGCAAATGCGTACCGGACAATCCGCAACGTCATTCCTCCTCCTCCGCTCCGAAGGCCCGTAAGCGCTCGTATTCGGCATCGCTTAGGATAAGCGATGCCGCCGCGACGTTCTCCTCAAGATGCTTCACCGATGACGTTCCCGGAATCGGCAGCGTCGCCGGAGAGTGCTGCAACAGCCATGCGAGGCCTACCTGCCAGATCGACGTACCGTGTGCTTTTGCTACGTCTTCGAGGGCCCCGCGCGCGACGAGGTCGCCGCCGTCGAGCGGAAAGTAGGGAATGAACGCGAGGCCGTTGGCTTCGCAATAGGCGAGAATCGCCTCGCTTTCTCTGTCGCTGACGTTGTAGCTGTTCTGCACTGACGCAATCTCGACGATTTGCTCCGCGCGCGTAAGTTGATCCAAGTCAACGTTGGAGAGACCGACGTCGCGGATCTTCCCCTCGTCGCGCAGCTCGCGCAGCGTGCCGATCTGCTCCTCGAAGGGAACGTCCGGATCGACGGCGTGCAGCTGATAGAGATCGATTCGCTCCACGCGCAGCCGGCGCAGGCTCGCCTCGCACGCCTCGCGGAGATGTTCGCGTCGCCCATCGCGTCCCCACGCGCCGGGGCCGCCCCGCGTGCAGCCGCCCTTGGTCGCGATCGCCACATCAGCGGCGTACGGTGCCAGCGCTTCGGCGATCTGCTCTTCGTTGACGCCCGGGCCGTACGCGTCGGCGGTATCGATGAACTCGACGCCGAGCTCGAGCGCGCGGCGCAATACGCAGGTCGCGTTTTCGCCATCCTTGGGCGGGCCCCAGACGCCGGGACCGCACAAGCGCATCGCACCGAAGCCCAAACGCTTGACACGCAGGTCGCTACCGATCGTTATGGTCGACGCTTCGTTCATGAGGCTCGTTTCCACTCCGAAAAAGAAAGACCGCCCGGCATTGAGCCGGGCGGTTACGGGACCCCCAGAACGACCTTACGTTTTTACTTGACGGGCTGCTTGTTGATCGGCGCAACCGAGTTCGGCATTTGAGCCGAGTTCGGGGTCGCAGCGTTGACGTTCGCCTGTACGCTCTTCTGCGTCTCGGCGATCATCTCGGCGATCTTCATCGTGTAGTTCTTGCGAATCTCGAGCAGCTGGCTGGCGAAGCCGAACGACATCTCCACCCACTGGGTCGGGCTCGGCAGGTTCTCGAAGGTCGGCATGGTGCCGGGCTTCTCGCTGAACTCTTTGCTGAACTCACCGAACGAACGGATCGCCTTGAGGCTCGCGTCTTGCGACTGCTTGATCGCCTCGAGGCCCTCTTCCTGAAACTTGTTCATGTACTCTTTGACGTTAACGGCCATGTGGTTACTCTCTATCTCCTTAGCTTTTGTCGAGGTGTGCTAAGTATACCAAGCAGATGCTGTGCTTGTCAACTAGCCGCCGCCGACAAAACTGCGATAGATCCGCATCAAGGCTTCCTTCTGATCGACGCTCAGCCGGGGGTCGATTTTTATCGCATGCTCGACCCCGTGGTGGCTGTTCTCCCGGCTCGTCGAGCTGTCGAGCAGGCCCGCCTGCGAGTACATCGTCTCTGCCGAGATCTGCAGGGCGTTGGCGATGCTCTTGAGCACCTCGGCCGAGGGCTTATAGAGGCCCCGCTCGACCTGGCTCAGGTACGGATTGGAGATCTTGGCGATCTCGGCGAGTTGCCGCATCGAAAGGTTCGCCAGTTCCCGCTGGCCGCGGATGAAGTCCCCGAGGCTGCGCCAGGCACCGCTGGCGGCGGTTTTGTCGTCATCGGTCATGAATGTGCCTTTACCTTTGGAGTAAACGGTGGCCCCTCTTGGTTGAGCACGTATCGGCCAGGCGCCCGCTCACCATCCGGTAAGGCGAACGGCTCGCGCATCGGTCCGCCGTGCGCCTCGGCCCAGGGTGCCCAATCCTCCCACCACGAGCCGTTATGCCGATCGGCGGTCTCGAGCCACGCGTCGGCGCTTTCGCCGCGTAATGCCTGCGGCTTCGTGTAGTGCCACGTTTTTTTGCCGCCCGGCGGATTGACGATCCCGGCGATATGGCCGGAGTTGGTCAGCACGTACTTCGATGGTCCGCCGACGTACTGTGTCGTCTGATAGGTCGCCCGCCACGGCGCGATGTGATCGTTTTCCGCGCCGAGGACGTAGAGCGGCGTCGTAACTCTTCCCAAATCGATCGGCGTGTCGTCGATGACGAAGGCGTTCGGCTTGACGATCGAGTTGTGCAGGTAGCACGCGCGCAGGTACTGCGAGTGCATCGCGACCGGCATGCGCGTTGAGTCGTTGTTCCAGGAGAGGATGTCAAACGCCGGCGGCTTCTTCCCCTTGAACCAGTTGTTGATGACGTAGCTCCAGATCAGGTCGCTGGAGCGCATCCAGTCGAAGGTGCGCGCCATCTCCGCCGACTCGAGGTAGCCGCGTTCTCTCATCTTCTTCTCGAGCCGCGCGATCGTGTCTTCATCGGTGAAGATGCCGAGGTCGCCTGGACTGCCGAAGTCGACCAGCGTGTTCGTCAGGGTCGTCGAGGCCACGCGATCGGCCTGATCGTGCGCCGCGAGATAGGCGAGCATGATCGTCGCCAGCGTTCCACCCAGGCAGAGCCCGGCGACGTTGACCTTCGGAGCGCCGGTAATTTCTTGCACAGCGTCGAGCGCGGCCAGCACGCCGTCGCGCAGATAGTCGTCCATCGTCAGGTGCGAGAGCGTCACGTCGGGGTTGCGGTAGGAGATCATGAAGGTCTGATGGCCGTGTTTGACGGCCCACTCCACGAACGAGCGTCCCGGCGCCAGATCCATGATGTAGTACTTGTTGATCCACGGCGGGCTGCAGAGCAGCGGCAGCTCGTGGACCTGCGGGGTCTGCGGATCGTAGGCGATGAGCTCGATCAGCTCGTTGCGCATCACAACGCGCCCCGGCGTCGCCGCGAGATTGCGCCCCAGCTCGAAGCCCGACCGGTCGACCTGTCGCGGATAGCCGTTGTTGTTGGCCAGATCGTCGAGAAAGGTTTGCATCCCGCGGACCAAGCTCTGGCCCTGCGTCTCGGCGGCCTCTTTGACGACGCCGGGATTCAGCCAGGGAATGTTGCTCGGCGCGTACGCGTCGCACATGAGCTGCATTGCGAAGCGCGCTTTGCGCCGCGTCGCTTCCGGCAGGCGCGCCGAATCGATCAGCGACATCGCCGCATCGGTACGCGCCTTGTAGTCCTCCAGGACGCCGGCGAGCATTGGGTTCTCCCGCCACTCCGAGTCGGCAAAACGCTTGTCGCCCGGGAAGGGGGAACCGTCAGGGTGCACGCCGCCAAGCCGGCGCAGCATATTGAGGCCGACGTTCTGCTCGGCCAGGGCGAAGCCGGTCAGCCACGTGCTCATTCGAATGGGATCGAGCATCACGTCGGCGACGACGGCGCGTACCGCGTCGCTGAGCGAAGCCGGGTCGAGCCCGGTGATGTCGATGCCGTATTGCAGTTCTTCAGGGGCAATCATCACATGTACCAGCCGCCGTTGATGTTATAGACCGCTCCGGTGATGTAGCCCGCCTTCTCGTCTAAGAGGAAGCGTACCAGCCGCGCGACCTCTTCCGGCTGGCCGAGCTGGCGAACGGGCGTCTGCGCGATCGCGTTCTCGATCGCTTCGACCGGCATCGCCTTGGTCATATCCGTCTCGATGAAGCCCGGAGCGACGGCATTGACGGTAATGCCGCGCTTGGCGACTTCCAGCGCGACGGTCTTAGTCAAGCCGATGAGCCCGGCCTTGGCCGCCGCGTAGTTCGCCTGCCCGAAGTTGCCGGCCTCGCCGACGACCGAGCTGACATTGACGATGCGTCCGAAGCCCTGTTCGAGCATCGTGTCGAGGACGGCTTTGATCATAAAAAAAGGCCCCGAGAGATTGACCTGCAGGACCGCTTCCCATTCTTCGACGGTCATTTTCCGGACCGTGTGATCGCGGGTGATCCCCGCGTTGTTGACCAGGAAGTCGACGCGACCGTGCTCCTTCAGCACGGCATCGACGGCTTCATGACATTGGTCGTAGGCGCTGACGTCGCCCTGATAAAAATGGATGCGCGAGGCCGCGCCGTTGAGGCGCGCGGCGAGCGAGTGCGTTCGTTCGCGGTCTTCGGGCAAACCGAGCACGGCGACGGTTGCGCCGTCGTTGGCGAGCAGCGTGCTGATCGCGCCTCCGATGCCGCGGGCACCGCCGGTGACGATCCCCACCCGTCCGCTGAGAGATAAACTATCCACGCGCTAGATTTACCCAACTTGCTTGCGGTTCACCTCCTGGTCGCCCGCATTGCTTTGCCGGCGAAGCTCACCCCGTGTCATGCTGAGCTTGTCGAAGTACTGTCGAAGCATTACCCACCTGCACCACGCAACAAGACGAGGAGAACGAATGAGTGACGATGCCAC
This region includes:
- a CDS encoding aldo/keto reductase; the protein is MNEASTITIGSDLRVKRLGFGAMRLCGPGVWGPPKDGENATCVLRRALELGVEFIDTADAYGPGVNEEQIAEALAPYAADVAIATKGGCTRGGPGAWGRDGRREHLREACEASLRRLRVERIDLYQLHAVDPDVPFEEQIGTLRELRDEGKIRDVGLSNVDLDQLTRAEQIVEIASVQNSYNVSDRESEAILAYCEANGLAFIPYFPLDGGDLVARGALEDVAKAHGTSIWQVGLAWLLQHSPATLPIPGTSSVKHLEENVAAASLILSDAEYERLRAFGAEEEE
- a CDS encoding helix-turn-helix transcriptional regulator gives rise to the protein MTDDDKTAASGAWRSLGDFIRGQRELANLSMRQLAEIAKISNPYLSQVERGLYKPSAEVLKSIANALQISAETMYSQAGLLDSSTSRENSHHGVEHAIKIDPRLSVDQKEALMRIYRSFVGGG
- a CDS encoding 3-oxoacyl-ACP reductase — translated: MDSLSLSGRVGIVTGGARGIGGAISTLLANDGATVAVLGLPEDRERTHSLAARLNGAASRIHFYQGDVSAYDQCHEAVDAVLKEHGRVDFLVNNAGITRDHTVRKMTVEEWEAVLQVNLSGPFFMIKAVLDTMLEQGFGRIVNVSSVVGEAGNFGQANYAAAKAGLIGLTKTVALEVAKRGITVNAVAPGFIETDMTKAMPVEAIENAIAQTPVRQLGQPEEVARLVRFLLDEKAGYITGAVYNINGGWYM
- a CDS encoding alpha/beta fold hydrolase — translated: MIAPEELQYGIDITGLDPASLSDAVRAVVADVMLDPIRMSTWLTGFALAEQNVGLNMLRRLGGVHPDGSPFPGDKRFADSEWRENPMLAGVLEDYKARTDAAMSLIDSARLPEATRRKARFAMQLMCDAYAPSNIPWLNPGVVKEAAETQGQSLVRGMQTFLDDLANNNGYPRQVDRSGFELGRNLAATPGRVVMRNELIELIAYDPQTPQVHELPLLCSPPWINKYYIMDLAPGRSFVEWAVKHGHQTFMISYRNPDVTLSHLTMDDYLRDGVLAALDAVQEITGAPKVNVAGLCLGGTLATIMLAYLAAHDQADRVASTTLTNTLVDFGSPGDLGIFTDEDTIARLEKKMRERGYLESAEMARTFDWMRSSDLIWSYVINNWFKGKKPPAFDILSWNNDSTRMPVAMHSQYLRACYLHNSIVKPNAFVIDDTPIDLGRVTTPLYVLGAENDHIAPWRATYQTTQYVGGPSKYVLTNSGHIAGIVNPPGGKKTWHYTKPQALRGESADAWLETADRHNGSWWEDWAPWAEAHGGPMREPFALPDGERAPGRYVLNQEGPPFTPKVKAHS